The nucleotide window CCTGTTTCAGGTAGCAAGTCGCCTGAAGAAAATAAAGGGTTAAATAACTCCCAAACTCCCATTTTTAGATGGCACAGAATACACATGAATACCATATCCATCTCTATTCAGAAAGAGGCATTCTGGTTTCAAACAAAGCTAGTTAAATATCACAGTCCTGACTGCTAGCACTTCCTCTGATCTATAGACTACTATAGACTACTAGTGTAACTTTTACCCCAACTGTCAAACAAAGTCATAAAGGAAGTTCAAATTTATCTTTACTCAACACAAAATGGATGACAGTGACAAGAATTGTACCCTTCCAAAGAAGGGTAGAAAAAGATGTCAAAGAGCAGTAAGGTAGCCAGGAAGCTACATGGCTAACTTTAGCTTTAAGCTTATCGTCTGACTTATTTTACGCATCAGTTCGTATGGGTGATAATAATAAAAGGCAGTTGCTGCAATTTTATATTGCATACACAATATATTCAGATTCTTTTGTGAAAATTAGCCATCTGGCATCTTTCTACAGGAGAACAACTGCTCAAAGATGCCCAAAGCAATTGTTGTTTGTCTAAATGTTAATTGAGAGGACCAAGTCAACACTGTAGGATAAAATTAGGATGTAGCGAGTTGCAACACATTTtgcaataaaatttaaaaaggtcAAAAATTGAAAATCAGCTTTCTAACTAATTAAATATCTCCCTTTTTCCAATTTGTTGAGTTCTCACCAGGTTGTTCTTGGTCTTGGCCACATTAGGGTCATCAGCTCCCAGCTTGCTCTCATAGATCTCTAGGGCTCTGCGGTAGTAGTATTCCACCTCCTCGTACTTTCCCTGGTTCTGACACAACAGTGCCAGGTTATTCAGCTGTTTAGCTACGTCTGGATGGTACTTCCCCAGAACCTGCAAATGACAAACAAGCATAAATCAACAATTTATACTATTCTTAGCTCAAGTTGTGTAGCAAAGTGGACCTTCATTACATTCAGCtaaaaacagagacacaaacacaccttcTCCCTGATCTCCAGCGCCCTCTTGCAAAGAGGTTCGGCCTCCTTGTACTTGCCACGTTTGCCGTAGAGCACAGCCAGGTTGTTGAGGGTGGCAGCGACGGCAGGGTGGTCTTTCCCAAGGGTCTTCTCACGAATAGCTAATGCGTCATTAAGCAGGTGAGCCGCCTCTTTGTACTTATTCTGATCCCTACACAGCAAACCATAATTGTAATCATTCATCTCAGAGTGGTAGAGGTATATCACTGAACgaaattcatatttaaatcaACAGCTGCACAATGTATTTGCTAAAAGCATATCATATGGTATTTGTGAGAGTAAAGCCTGGAAATACGTACATTTCTTAGGTAAATATTTACTAATTTACCCTGAAAATAAATGTGCTGACCTGTAAACAAGGGCAAGTATGTTAAGCATGGTGGCAACATCAGGGTGGTCGTGGCCAGAAGTTTTCTCCAGGTCTTCCAGTGCTTGTTTACAGAGTGGTACAGCCACCTCATATCTGCCCTGAGAAGCGTACTGGATCACAAGATTGTGGAGAGTTCGGAGCCGAGCCGGGATCTCGTAACCTCCCTGCTGTGCAGCCACCTCACCACTGGGCTGGGCTGGATAAGACAGAAAGCAAAGTCTAGTGAAGAAAACAGTAGCCTCCACTtggtcaaaaaaataaaacaatgatgttTTCTTCCAACCAAAAAGTGCTGTGCAATTTAGTTAAtcgtttttttattatttctattaaGTTTCTAACTCAGTACTCTGGCCCTTTAAATGCTAGACGTGTTGAAAGCCTCACCCTGACTGACTGTAGAGTGAAGAAACCTCACAGTGGGAGAAAGGCAGCTGGTGAAAtaaatctaagctttgaaaacatatttattgtcttgattattgtttgttgaCTTTGTGGCTGCCAAATAAAACAATCCGAGTCGCCTCTTGCGCTGTGTGGGTCTGTTAGGCACTGAAACCGAATGCACTCTGCTGAAATATGGATCtgtgtttgtccctcctccttgtTTGTGCTGAACCATAACTTGGCCTGATAGGTCGATAGACTTGACTGACGTGTCCTCgtgttggtgttgttgttgttgttttagcttTCACGGCTTATTACTGTGTAGGCTTATTGTGGTGACCTCATGTGCTCTGGGAGATCTGTGAAGCCTTCGGTACCAGAGGAAACAAGAACTGTATCATTTTCAAAAATTTTGGTATCGACTTGGTACCAAAGTATCAGTTCTTGTAACATCTCCAGTACCGAGTGAGTTTTAAAAGTCAGTTTAGTGCCAAGTGCAATGCTCAACAGAATGCTAACTGCTAACAGAATGCTAACTGCTAACAGAATGCTAACTGCCCAGCTCTGTTATGTtagatatatatgtatacatatgttgtgttttctgtttattaaaagtTGTTATAACTAGTGGATTCCCAAAAATCTGTGCCCTAGCCCCAAGTGAGTAAGCCAAGGGGAAAGTGGCAGGAATGAGGGAGGAAAAAATACAGAGAATCCTAGACTGAAAAGGGGAACTCAACCTCCTCTGCAAAATAATAACTTGCTAAGTATAAcataaagaaaaatatgaatTCAAATCCTGATCCATGTTCCAAATTTGATGAGCTATTCTGATAATTACAAGAAGCTAAAGGTTAGTTTACCAGGCCCCTGGTCATCATCATTGGGGAAGAGGTCATCCAGGttgtctttctccttctctccaggCTTTTCTTCTGAGGGCGAACTGTCATCATCAAACTTGCGGATCTGGTTCATGAACTCAAGGTGtttcttctcttcctccagCTGTGCCACATTCTGCTCACTTTTCTGTAGCTTGTGCTGCGTGTTGGCCAGCTCATCGCGTAGCCACTGGTTCTCCTGACACAGCCTCCTCACCTGTGCCCTCAGCTTCTGCTTCTCTGATTCCACAGCACTCAGATGACCCGAGAGAGCAATGATTACCTGTGAAGATAAAGATGATATCtccagttttttgtttttattagatCCAATGTATCAGCCTCTGTCCTGAAAAGATTTGTATCTGTAATATTCACATACATGATCCACAATACACCGAATGACCGCTAGGATGTGTAGGTAAGTGGGACAAATGATTGGACAGGTGATTTGTCCAGGTGTTCCATATTTACTTAGTTGTAAACACTCAAAAAGCTGTATGAATGTGCAGGGTTGGATAATGGGTGTGTATTATGGTGCTTGTACCAACATAAAACTTACCTGTGCTTCCCCTAGGCCAAGCTCAATGGCCTCTAGACTCTTGCGGAGCACTCCTGATTTTTCCTGTGCAGCAGGAGGCTGGGCACAGTCCAGAAGGGAATTAAGGAGCTGTGCATGTTCCCCCCGCAGCGCTTCAAGGCCCTGCATCACCGCCTTAGTGTTCAACACAATCTCATCCTGAGTCAGCCGCTCCAGAGCCTCTTCCCGCGGGTACACCATGGTGGACATTGTCTGGGCTCAGTCACAAACAGCTGCTTTGGCTATAGAAGGTGAAGAGGaaacagaaatatgatcaaAAACATGCTTATGTTAAAAATATCTGATTTGAATGAGACATTTTATCTGTATATTGCATATTTGCATTTAAAAGGAATGATAATTTTAGTTAGAAAAGCATGTTTTGTGCCTGACATTACTTTTGTGACTCCTActtttagctacattagccttgtgGCTAAGCTGTGCAATAATCTCATTCTATATTACACCCTCAGTACGGGACGTGACCATGTTTACGCAACGTTGTCATTCCGTGCCACATCATCTAAACATGAACTAGGGCAGACTCTCTTATCAGGCGATAATGAAATTCTGGGCCCACGTGTAGGTAGACTGAATGTGGATGTGCATATCTCTGATTTAATCATATTTCATGTAAACTGTCAGAAAGACTGATCCCAGGTcagcactttcactctgtgaAACATCATTACTGGATGTGAAAAGGACTCCATTAGCGGCTGTGTTACATTACCATCCGTCTCCTTTGACGGATGACTGCCCTTGAGTGCTAACAGCTCTGCTACCTGAAAAAGCCTTTCAGCAGATCTGTGCCCTCTTGGTCAGCAATGAGCTCACTCCTAAAAGCACCGGTTTTACAGCATGAGGGCAGTGGGCAGATCCAGAACAGCTGAGCATCATACAATACACAAAAAACTgattaaacacacactttaGTGTGTGCTAAAGTGTGTGTTGTATATACACTGCTGTTGTAtataaataagcaaataaaaaatttaaatcacagtgacgcagcaggtagtgtcgcagtcacacagctccaggcacctggaggttgtgggttcgattcccgctccgggtgactgtctgtgaggagtgtggtgtgttctccccgtgtctgcgtgggtttcctccgggtgactgtctgtgaggagtgtggtgtgttctccccgtgtctgcgtgggtttcctccgggtgactgtctgtgaggagtgtggtgtgttctccccgtgtctgcgtgggtttcctccgggtgactgtctgtgaggagtgtggtgtgttctccccgtgtctgcgtgggtttcctccgggtgactgtctgtgaggagtgtggtgtgttctctgtgtctgagggtgtttcctccgggtgactgtctgtga belongs to Hoplias malabaricus isolate fHopMal1 chromosome 9, fHopMal1.hap1, whole genome shotgun sequence and includes:
- the LOC136706786 gene encoding kinesin light chain 2-like, which gives rise to MSTMVYPREEALERLTQDEIVLNTKAVMQGLEALRGEHAQLLNSLLDCAQPPAAQEKSGVLRKSLEAIELGLGEAQVIIALSGHLSAVESEKQKLRAQVRRLCQENQWLRDELANTQHKLQKSEQNVAQLEEEKKHLEFMNQIRKFDDDSSPSEEKPGEKEKDNLDDLFPNDDDQGPAQPSGEVAAQQGGYEIPARLRTLHNLVIQYASQGRYEVAVPLCKQALEDLEKTSGHDHPDVATMLNILALVYRDQNKYKEAAHLLNDALAIREKTLGKDHPAVAATLNNLAVLYGKRGKYKEAEPLCKRALEIREKVLGKYHPDVAKQLNNLALLCQNQGKYEEVEYYYRRALEIYESKLGADDPNVAKTKNNLATCYLKQGKFKDAEALYKEILTRAHEKQFGSVNNDNKPIWMHAEEREESKGKKKDSGPYGEYGSWYKACKVDSPTVTNTLKSLGALYRRQGKLEAAETLEECATKNRKQGIDAINQSKVVELLKDGVPGGDRRQNRDGLNGPGGQKGDAEGDEAEWNGDGSGSLRRSGSFGKIRDALRRSSEMLVKKLQGSGPQEPRNPGMKRASSLNFLNKTAEETSQEANSGLSECRGLSASNVDLSRRSSLIG